The Candidatus Neptunochlamydia vexilliferae genomic sequence AAGAGGACTCTTTCTTAAAGAAAGCTTGTGCAAATAACGTTTCTGGGCGACGAATCTTCTTAACCCAACTTCGATCTGCTACCTGATTTGATATTCGATCAACAATGGTTGCAAATCTATCGTGTTCAACCTTTCGGATGCTATTTTGTTCAGTTGTGAGATTTCCAATCCTTTTATCAAGCTCTGAACGATCTTCAATTAGGGTACATACACTTTCAGCCTGTAGGCGTGCATTACGATTTTGGTTTAGAGGTGAATTTGAAGAAGACGCCATATTACACTCCTTGAGTTTAGGTAATTTAAAAAATAAATCTAATTTAACACAATCTTTTTTGCCAAGAAAAAAATTACAGGTGTAAGCGATTGAGTAAGAGAACCAGGTTTCTCCGGTTCTCTTACTCGATTGTTAACACTTCTGAATAAGCATTTTAGAGTTAGCCCTTTTGAATCAAGAGCTCATAGAGGCTTTACCCGGGATCCTGTGGGACTATCTTCGATGAGATAACCTTGCTCATGAATATAGTCCCGCTGTTTGTCCGCTTCTGCCCAGTCTTTGGCGGCGCGGGCCGCTTGCCGCTTTTCAAAGGCGGCGGTGATGGCGGCGGGAATCTCGAGTTCTTTTTCTTCAAGAGGGAGGACGGCAAGGACAGTATTGAGCTCTTGAAGAAAATCGAGGACACGAGTGGCTTCATTAGCGGTGAGCTGGCCTGCATCGATGAGGGTGTTCACCTTTTTCATAAAGTCGAAAAGGGCGGCAAGGGCAACAGAAATATTGAGGTCATCGCCCAGGGCTCCCTTAAAAGCGGTCCGGGCATCGTCGATCGGAGCGGCGGCGCCGGTGGGGGCGGCGGCGGAGCGGAGACGGTGGACAAAGTCACTGATCCGGGTGAGGGTTTGGCGGGCCGCTTCGAGCCCCTCAAAGGTAAAATTGAGCTGGGTTCGGTAATGGGTCGCTAAGAGAAGGTAGCGCACTTCGGCTCCGGTATATCCTTTGTCAAGGAGGTCGCGGAGGGTGTAGAAGTTTCCGAGACTTTTCGACATCTTTTTCCCATCAACGATGAGGTGTTCGGCATGGAGCCAGTGGCGGACAAAATGCTTGCCCGTGCACCCTTCTGATTGGGCGATTTCGTTTTCGTGGTGGGGAAAGATGTTGTCGACGCCGCCGACATGTATGTCGATGGTGGGGCCGAGAAGACTTGTGGCCATGGCGGAACATTCGACATGCCAGCCGGGACGCCCCTTCCCAAAGGGACTTTCCCAAAAGATGTCGCCGTCTCTTTTGGCATCGTAGGACTTCCAGAGGACAAAGTCGGTGGCCGATTCTTTGTCATACTCATCGTCGGAAACTCTTTCGGATGCCCCCTCCTGAAGCTCGTCGAGCTTGAGGTGAGAAAGACGTCCATAGGAAGGGAAGGCGCTGAGGCGGTAGTAAACTCCCCCATCCTTTCCTTGGTAGGCAAACCCCTTTTCGATGAGGGCCTCGATCATGGTGATCATTTGGGGAATGTAGTCGGTAGCCGGAGAGTAGATCTCGACGGGTTCGACGTAGAGGGTTTTGAGGTCTTCAAAGAAGGCATCTTTGTAGGTTTGGGTGTAGGTGGCAAGGGGAACGCCCGCTTCGATGGCCCCTTTGATCGTCTTATCTTCGACATCGGTGAGGTTCATCACCTGCTTGAGGGGAAAGTCGAAGGACTTGATGGTCCGGCGGAGGAGATCTTCAAAGACATAGGTCCGAAAATTCCCGATGTGGGCATAGTTATAGACGGTGGGCCCGCAGGTGTACATAGTGAGGGTGTCACCTTGGAGCTGGATCTCTTCCTTGGTGCGGGTTTCAGTATTGTAAAGTTTAAGCATGTTTTTCCTTCACGAGCTCTTGGATCGCGCGAAGCTGGAGTTTCCCCGTCCCTGTCATAGGAATTTCGTCCACTTGATAGGCGGCAGCCACCTTGACTAAAGGGGGAAAGCCTCCCTCTTTTAATGCCTTATTCGCCTCTTCTTTGGTGAAGGAAAAGGTGGTAAAGAGGATGAGCTGGGGCTTATCCTTCTCATGCACACCTATGGCAAGCTGTGGGGTCTCCTCCCTTTTTTTAGGGGCGGCGCGGCCTAGCTCTTCTTCTAATGCCACTAAGCTTACCATTTCTCCCCCTATTTTGACAAAGCGCTTGATCCTCCCCTTCAAAATGAGGGCACCGGTCTCGTCGATATGGCCCAAATCACCACTTTTATACCACCGCTTCCCATCGATCTCGACAAAGGGGTTGGGAGCCTCTTTCCCAAGGTAACCGGCAAAGACGTTGGGCCCTGCAATGGCGATCTCTCCCCCTTCGATCACGCAAAGCTCGACTCCAGGAACGGGGTGGCCCACCCCACGGGGCTCCTCCCCTTGCCGGTTAATCGTCACAATGGGAGAGCACTCGGTAATCCCATACCCCTCAATCATTTCCTTATGCCCAAACATGCTCACGAATTGGTTTTTGCCTGCGCCTGCATCCCCATCTTTAGCTCCCTCTGCATCGCCCCTATCTCCTGGATAGGGGACTGCTTCGAGGGAGCTAAATCTGGAGCGCTGGCTTTGGCAAATTCCCAATTCTTGATCCTGTTTGGGCATACCGTTGTAAAGCCGCTTTACATGTTCAAAGAG encodes the following:
- the cysS gene encoding cysteine--tRNA ligase gives rise to the protein MLKLYNTETRTKEEIQLQGDTLTMYTCGPTVYNYAHIGNFRTYVFEDLLRRTIKSFDFPLKQVMNLTDVEDKTIKGAIEAGVPLATYTQTYKDAFFEDLKTLYVEPVEIYSPATDYIPQMITMIEALIEKGFAYQGKDGGVYYRLSAFPSYGRLSHLKLDELQEGASERVSDDEYDKESATDFVLWKSYDAKRDGDIFWESPFGKGRPGWHVECSAMATSLLGPTIDIHVGGVDNIFPHHENEIAQSEGCTGKHFVRHWLHAEHLIVDGKKMSKSLGNFYTLRDLLDKGYTGAEVRYLLLATHYRTQLNFTFEGLEAARQTLTRISDFVHRLRSAAAPTGAAAPIDDARTAFKGALGDDLNISVALAALFDFMKKVNTLIDAGQLTANEATRVLDFLQELNTVLAVLPLEEKELEIPAAITAAFEKRQAARAAKDWAEADKQRDYIHEQGYLIEDSPTGSRVKPL